A region of Dermochelys coriacea isolate rDerCor1 chromosome 1, rDerCor1.pri.v4, whole genome shotgun sequence DNA encodes the following proteins:
- the LOC119842710 gene encoding olfactory receptor 52K2-like — protein MAAFNLTPSDPSTFILMGIPGLEAAHIWISIPFSTFYIISLLGNFTLLSVVGKEQTLHKPMYLLLCMLALTDIATPTFIVPKTLGIFWFNLKGITLAGCLTQMFFLHTVSVMHSAVLVAMAFDRYVAICNPLRYTTILSNAQIAKLGLVGLTRAVLFILPLPLLMSQQHFCSNRIIPHTQCEFIAVKKMACGDITVSRIYGLVLMVVINGLDLTLIALSYGLIIRAVLRISSKKAHRKAFNTCTAHICVMLTYYTPGLFSNLTHRSQGIAPHVHIILADLYLLIPPMLNPIIYGVKTKELRDKVGKYTCRR, from the coding sequence ATGGCAGCTTTCAATCTCACCCCCTCTGACCCTTCAACATTTATCCTAATGGGCATCCCTGGCCTGGAGGCTGCCCACATCTGGATTTCCATCCCTTTCTCTACATTCTACATTATCAGCCTGTTGGGAAATTTCACACTTCTGTCTGTTGTAGGTAAGGAGCAAACCCTGCACAAGCCAATGTACCTGCTGCTCTGCATGTTGGCGCTTACAGACATTGCTACACCTACATTCATTGTGCCAAAGACACTGGGtatattttggttcaatttgaaaGGCATTACTCTGGCTggctgcctcacccagatgttcTTCCTCCACACGGTTTCTGTTATGCACTCAGCCGTCCTAGTGGCAATGGCCTTCGATCGCTACGTTGCCATATGTAACCCTCTGAGATATACTACCATCCTCAGCAATGCACAAATAGCTAAGCTAGGGCTTGTAGGTTTGACAagagctgttctcttcattctgcCCCTACCCCTGCTCATGAGTCAGCAGCATTTCTGTTCCAACCGCATTATCCCCCACACGCAATGTGAGTTCATAGCTGTGAAGAAGATGGCATGTGGGGACATCACAGTCTCCAGGATATATGGCTTGGTGCTAATGGTCGTAATCAATGGGTTGGACCTAACGCTCATTGCCCTGTCCTACGGTCTGATCATTAGGGCCGTCCTCAGAATTTCCTCTAAGAAAGCCCACCGGAAAGCATTCAACACTTGCACAGCCCACATCTGTGTGATGCTGACATATTATACGCCTGGACTCTTCTCCAATCTCACACACCGGTCTCAAGGTATCGCTCCCCATGTTCACATCATTTTGGCTGACCTCTATCTCCTCATCCCTCCCATGCTCAATCCTATCATTTATGGGGTCAAAACCAAAGAGCTTCGTGACAAAGTAGGCAAATACACCTGCAGAAGGTGA